One genomic segment of Ricinus communis isolate WT05 ecotype wild-type chromosome 3, ASM1957865v1, whole genome shotgun sequence includes these proteins:
- the LOC8272560 gene encoding DNA repair protein recA homolog 3, mitochondrial, translating into MARLLRNISSIKRTLLVPEELRRGILGISSQICNFSTKARRRRSKSDGSDSCEDSMSKKEVALQHALDQITSAYGKGAIMWFGRSIAPKDVPVVSTGSFALDVALGTGGLPKGRVVEIYGPEASGKTTLALHVIAEAQKQGGYCVFVDAEHALDSSLAQSIGVNTENLLLSQPDCGEQALSLVDTLIRSGSVDVVVVDSVAALVPKGELDGEMGDAHMAMQARLMSQALRKLSHSLSQSETVLIFINQVRAKLSTFGGFGGPQEVTCGGNALKFYASVRLNIRRVGLIKKGEETIGSQVQVKIVKNKLAPPFKTVQFELEFGKGICRDSEIMELGVKHKFLGKAGSFYNYNGQNFHGKEAFRKFLAENDNAREELVMKLREKLLNAHIDKGQGSEVTDEALVEETISPDSTDEEAVTAVEA; encoded by the exons ATGGCTAGGCTTCTTCGAAACATTTCTTCTATAAAACGCACTCTACTTGTACCTGAG GAATTAAGGAGAGGAATCTTGGGGATATCTTCTCAAATTTGCAATTTTTCTACCAAAG CTCGAAGAAGAAGATCCAAGTCGGATGGAAGTGACTCTTGTGAAGACAGTATGTCCAAGAAAGAGGTGGCTTTACAACATGCCTTGGATCAAATTACAAGTGCATATGGAAAGGGAGCTATCATGTGGTTTGGCCGGTCCATTGCACCGAAGGATGTTCCAGTTGTGTCCACAGGTTCTTTTGCCCTTGATGTAGCACTTGGAACTGGTGGACTTCCAAAG GGGCGTGTTGTGGAGATTTATGGTCCAGAGGCTTCTGGGAAAACCACTCTTGCTCTACATGTCATTGCTGAAGCACAGAAGCAAGGAG GTTACTGCGTCTTTGTTGATGCTGAGCATGCTCTTGATTCATCATTGGCTCAGTCCATCGGAGTAAATACCGAAAACTTGCTACTTTCACAACCTGATTGTGGCGAACAAGCTCTCAGTCTGGTGGACACTCTTATCCGGAGTGGGTCAGTGGATGTTGTGGTTGTTGACAGT GTAGCTGCCCTTGTGCCTAAAGGTGAGCTTGATGGTGAGATGGGTGATGCTCACATGGCAATGCAAGCTAGATTGATGAGCCAGGCACTTCGCAAATTGAGCCACTCTTTATCTCAGTCAGAAACTGTTTTGATCTTCATAAATCAA GTGAGGGCAAAGCTTAGTACTTTTGGAGGATTTGGTGGACCCCAGGAAGTAACATGTGGCGGTAATGCTCTGAAGTTCTATGCTTCAGTCCGCCTAAACATAAGAAGGGTGGGACTTATAAAGAAAGGAGAAGAG ACGATTGGAAGCCAGGTTCAAGTAAAGATAGTAAAGAATAAGCTTGCCCCTCCATTTAAAACTGTCCAGTTTGAGCTTGAGTTTGGCAAGGGAATATGTCGGGACTCAGAGATCATGGAGTTGGGGGTAAAACACAAATTTCTCGGCAAGGCTGGTTCTTTTTACAATTACAATGGCCAGAATTTCCATGGCAAGGAAGCCTTTAGAAAGTTTCTGGCTGAAAACGATAATGCACGGGAAGAGCTAGTGATGAAGCTAAGGGAGAAGCTTTTGAATGCCCACATAGACAAAGGACAGGGATCAGAAGTTACTGATGAAGCACTTGTAGAAGAAACCATTTCTCCTGATTCTACTGATGAAGAAGCAGTTACTGCAGTAGAAGCATAG